One window of the Candidatus Hydrogenedentota bacterium genome contains the following:
- a CDS encoding GatB/YqeY domain-containing protein has translation MRRIGVMSIYEQIQAHIQRAMKSRDNTRLNTLRLAKGAIVLKEKEKGRTEAITDQEIVGVLRSEIRQRKQGIETYDELGKTEEVHALQAEIAVLEEFLPDQLSAAEIESRIRSYLSDHPEINHAGRLTGALKKELGDAVDGSELHALCSRILAEESQTT, from the coding sequence ATGCGGAGAATTGGAGTGATGAGCATTTACGAGCAAATCCAAGCCCATATACAAAGGGCGATGAAAAGCCGGGATAACACACGTCTGAACACCTTGCGGCTGGCAAAAGGCGCCATCGTGCTCAAAGAAAAGGAAAAGGGAAGGACCGAAGCCATCACTGATCAAGAAATTGTCGGTGTGCTGCGTTCCGAAATACGACAGCGCAAGCAAGGTATTGAGACCTATGACGAGCTGGGCAAAACAGAGGAAGTACATGCCCTTCAAGCAGAGATTGCGGTCTTGGAAGAATTTTTACCGGATCAATTATCCGCTGCTGAAATAGAATCCCGTATACGAAGTTACTTGTCGGATCATCCGGAAATAAACCATGCAGGCAGACTGACCGGCGCATTAAAAAAAGAACTGGGAGACGCTGTGGACGGATCCGAATTGCACGCGCTGTGCAGCCGTATCCTCGCAGAAGAGTCACAAACCACTTAA
- a CDS encoding peptidylprolyl isomerase, whose amino-acid sequence MRFSKIVWTAAALCIALIVTLAITGIPGRVTPSDRVARADVKERLEQIEEKQAEVKEVVEEAASTEKENTTTPTAKEEKPVLPKDAPDSFKVKFECSNGEFVVECHKEWAPLGVQRFYELVNSGYYNDSSFFRVVPGFVVQFGLAGDPAVTAQWKDKRIKDDPVTESNVPGTLSFATSGPNTRTTQLFINTGNNARLDTMGFAPFAKVIQGETVVKSVNAEYGERPNQGLITAQGNAYVDKNFPNITKIVSTSVVQ is encoded by the coding sequence ATGCGTTTCAGTAAGATTGTCTGGACAGCCGCGGCTCTCTGCATCGCCCTTATCGTTACCTTAGCAATCACGGGAATTCCCGGACGGGTAACGCCGTCAGACCGTGTGGCACGGGCCGATGTAAAAGAACGATTGGAACAAATCGAAGAAAAACAAGCCGAAGTGAAGGAAGTCGTCGAAGAAGCCGCATCGACCGAAAAAGAAAATACTACAACCCCAACAGCAAAGGAAGAAAAACCTGTGTTACCAAAAGATGCCCCCGATAGTTTCAAAGTAAAATTTGAATGTTCAAATGGTGAGTTCGTCGTGGAATGCCACAAAGAGTGGGCTCCTCTCGGCGTGCAACGATTCTATGAACTCGTCAACAGCGGATACTATAACGATTCCTCGTTTTTCCGCGTAGTGCCCGGCTTCGTCGTACAATTTGGACTGGCTGGCGACCCGGCCGTAACGGCGCAATGGAAAGATAAACGGATCAAAGATGACCCCGTCACAGAAAGCAATGTGCCCGGAACCCTCAGCTTTGCCACTTCCGGCCCCAACACGCGTACGACCCAGTTATTTATCAACACGGGCAATAATGCGCGGCTTGATACCATGGGTTTTGCGCCTTTTGCAAAAGTCATCCAAGGCGAGACTGTTGTAAAGTCCGTTAATGCCGAATACGGCGAAAGACCGAACCAAGGACTGATTACAGCGCAAGGCAATGCCTATGTGGACAAGAATTTCCCCAACATCACGAAAATTGTCAGCACATCTGTAGTCCAATAA
- a CDS encoding trypsin-like peptidase domain-containing protein, which translates to MKRSMLKMTLLFSLLMVLFSGAISAADELAAQGRSVFESQKNAVVTMRIVIAMSFGSRETENEQEANATIISPDGLSVLALSAVDPLQMAADLRIADDEMTSRISSLRMIFPDGSEKPAELVLRDKDLDLAFVRLSEKPEEPLPYVNIDQAGHPELLDNVVCIMQFGRVARRSHGAFIERVEMVVDKPRLFYALGKHRDRLAVCSPVFTLANEFVGIGVMRIASGSTEPSPDNFMVIIVPAAEIKALVDQIPNQE; encoded by the coding sequence ATGAAGCGATCTATGTTGAAAATGACACTGCTGTTTTCCTTACTTATGGTTCTTTTTTCAGGTGCCATAAGCGCCGCCGATGAGTTGGCAGCACAAGGAAGATCCGTATTTGAATCACAAAAAAATGCCGTGGTTACCATGCGCATTGTTATCGCCATGTCTTTTGGGTCCCGTGAGACGGAAAATGAACAGGAAGCAAATGCAACCATTATCAGCCCCGACGGGCTGTCCGTACTTGCCCTGTCCGCTGTCGACCCCTTACAAATGGCGGCAGACCTTCGCATTGCCGATGATGAAATGACTTCGCGAATCTCTTCGCTCAGAATGATTTTCCCGGACGGAAGTGAAAAGCCCGCGGAACTGGTCTTGCGCGACAAAGATTTAGATCTTGCGTTTGTGCGGCTAAGCGAAAAACCGGAAGAACCCCTTCCCTACGTGAATATCGATCAAGCAGGGCATCCCGAATTACTCGACAACGTGGTCTGCATAATGCAGTTTGGACGAGTAGCCAGACGTTCTCACGGAGCCTTTATTGAACGCGTCGAAATGGTCGTAGACAAACCCCGCCTCTTTTATGCTTTGGGCAAACATCGTGACCGCTTGGCGGTCTGCTCACCCGTCTTCACCCTTGCCAACGAATTTGTGGGCATCGGCGTCATGCGTATTGCCAGCGGCAGCACCGAGCCTTCGCCCGACAATTTTATGGTGATCATCGTACCGGCCGCAGAAATCAAAGCACTGGTAGACCAAATCCCGAACCAAGAATAA